The Pecten maximus chromosome 11, xPecMax1.1, whole genome shotgun sequence genome has a segment encoding these proteins:
- the LOC117337467 gene encoding uncharacterized protein LOC117337467, whose amino-acid sequence MDGDELYDMHMCLVCHSTVVGLINYVNHKKYDCPGKQQTHNLKPPNSSVLETVQQVQIATGSSVLVQSQRPGQTENNHDNIQNGGKSNVDLGTVISLQDQPQSSSNTTLTFTGSNGGHGEIPGNMNHRDDLSETQAQDYSTSTMARTHMNSLSIGNVMTKCSFSTTAQLDIGSSNHLLSSSANLHGSSSQNPVLVDTSLEYSSFRPDAFSPGSSSVVDPNMIMSSRTSGERSEDFFSSLALQSKSQQQNTMLSQGLSHTVTSGNNESLTNDLPISNILNNLNFSDDEDMNFSFSEDDLFEDAFSDSDTDDAWRPPHNHTKGKWKPGQGPETGGKWKPGQGHLQTGGKWKPGQGHRQTGGKWKPGQGPYNSGGKYKPGRSTGGKWKPGQSLLQNKSTKVDNKKKGRPMVSESRSQQEYFCTACNIYFKNRFSYSSHCTGKQHKENVIIGKCYDNDTDGGLGLGESLNIPQIKSVEENFKSDSPTIDSQTTNSLVNSSIPDYKTTGLPVDNQEEEASSPAGLMAENYKHAEIEDQTANEEDNENVRPLNMSPQDRDINSTEPPAVVGDDDNIDSCDNDADDSNDEEEAENDDQHQEEPEPINLPSEVLVCWICDKKFYSKYVLARHMLSTYHKNRAKGHPDTLRVLEQYNKYIVRLSPFQCSPCQFYFNRDEDLRTHLVTESHIKRIKKLSGQLICTLCKFVSRDNNAVMDHMDSRQSHLEGLKKGVKPCIIKEKFQGTQCKYCDKITHSRTHMKRHVHYKHAAEFKRKSYKVEKNGKFKCCECSKEFKTYKVLNLHISRQHNMSSENYCDICNKTLGDKYSYDRHLQGDKHLRNEQSQQYRPSVSKTFNNKFEVVNPSVNQTNLAGLKRSVKLIIRTLPAKKIRKNKKKVENKIYKCDHCDHSVTKYSDLRPHYIAVHSNHILVCDICDMTFISQKALKHHNQSKLHQANLKEVEGKNTQNIYQCEICKHRFTEEGWKQFHMEVYHLHPNSEEALQKKIGGVDITSKVYVDYLRSVEHLDRSEKVNCPVCDKNLKKEHVLEHLRLHTGNKPFMCRYCNFGFISALSLRRHLLGHMGLTERKCEECGKEYKKISSYKEHMLQHEMEKAGKQKFMCDICGQAFYLQKQLNNHMRRHGERKFKCSFDNCHWSFYFSNELESHMRSHTREKPFLCDICGYAAATKNRLLRHSRTHTGERKFHCEYCTYKAGTSTHLRRHMRIHIGSKPYKCPYCDYSCNTHENIRKHIVKTKKHAGLSIYPCKFCPFGTNKVTEFREHLVDSHPNEVEGSVFDGLAEMTGLYNKEQDPRKPSEGMRINPIKERKVRLQKKQFSMKKRENSETSARVQQKVRSDYVSHPDSMMISEQHKIPSHINPIWHEHIEKEARDAATILVSAGNAGASGLHAHHHTTTLHGSLGLMSAYNYYPEALTARSKVDGPYIPNGSTTNLIRMDPHATLPNHGHQQCDRPDLIIDYLEMEVQENA is encoded by the coding sequence ATGGATGGAGATGAACTCTATGATATGCACATGTGCCTGGTGTGCCATTCAACAGTTGTTGGTCTTATCAACTATGTCAACCACAAGAAATATGACTGTCCTGGAAAGCAACAGACCCATAACCTCAAGCCTCCAAATTCCAGTGTTTTGGAAACAGTTCAGCAGGTACAAATAGCAACAGGATCAAGTGTTCTAGTCCAGAGTCAGCGTCCTGGCCAGACAGAAAATAACCATGATAATATACAGAATGGTGGCAAATCAAATGTTGACCTTGGCACAGTAATCAGTTTGCAGGACCAACCACAAAGTTCATCTAAtacaaccttgaccttcacAGGGTCAAACGGAGGTCATGGGGAGATTCCAGGAAACATGAATCACCGTGATGATTTATCAGAGACACAAGCTCAGGACTATAGTACAAGTACAATGGCTAGAACTCATATGAACAGTCTCTCAATTGGCAATGTAATGACCAAATGCTCTTTTTCAACCACAGCACAACTTGACATTGGATCGTCCAATCATCTTCTCTCATCTTCTGCCAATCTCCACGGCAGTTCGTCTCAGAACCCAGTGTTAGTAGATACTAGTCTAGAGTATTCAAGTTTTCGTCCAGATGCCTTTAGTCCAGGATCTAGCAGTGTGGTGGACCCTAATATGATCATGAGTTCTAGGACTTCAGGGGAAAGGTCTGAGGACTTTTTCTCTTCACTTGCGCTCCAGAGTAAGAGCCAACAGCAGAACACCATGCTTAGTCAGGGCCTAAGTCATACTGTTACCAGTGGCAACAATGAGAGTCTAACCAATGACCTGCCTATATCAAACATCTTAAACAATCTGAACTTCAGTGATGATGAAGACatgaatttttcattttctgaggatgacttatttgaggatgCTTTTTCTGATTCAGACACTGATGATGCATGGAGACCACCACATAATCATACAAAAGGAAAATGGAAGCCTGGACAAGGCCCAGAGACTGGAGGAAAATGGAAaccaggtcaaggtcacctgCAAACTGGTGGAAAATGGAAaccaggtcaaggtcacaggcaGACTGGGGGAAAATGGAAACCAGGGCAAGGCCCTTACAACTCAGGAGGCAAATATAAACCAGGCCGTTCTACAGGAGGGAAATGGAAACCAGGTCAGTCTCTGTTACAGAACAAATCTACTAAAGTGGATAATAAGAAAAAAGGAAGGCCTATGGTTAGTGAGAGTAGGAGCCAGCAGGAGTACTTCTGTACCGCCTGTAATATATACTTCAAAAACAGGTTCTCATACTCTAGTCACTGTACAGGCAAACAACACAAAGAGAATGTCATCATTGGTAAGTGTTACGACAATGACACAGACGGAGGCTTAGGACTCGGTGAAAGCCTCAATATCCCTCAGATTAAAAGTGTAGAAGAGAATTTCAAGTCTGATTCTCCGACTATAGACTCTCAAACAACAAATTCTCTAGTTAACAGTAGTATTCCTGATTACAAAACAACTGGTCTTCCTGTAGATAACCAGGAAGAGGAGGCATCTAGTCCGGCAGGTTTAATGGCAGAAAATTACAAGCATGCAGAAATAGAGGATCAAACTGCTAATGAAGAGGATAATGAAAACGTAAGGCCTTTGAATATGTCGCCCCAGGACAGGGACATAAATAGTACTGAACCTCCAGCTGTTGTTGGTGATGATGACAATATAGATAGCTGTGATAATGATGCTGATGATAGCAATGATGAAGAGGAAGCAGAGAATGATGATCAGCACCAGGAGGAACCGGAGCCCATTAACCTGCCCTCTGAGGTCTTAGTGTGCTGGATCTGTGATAAAAAGTTCTACAGCAAGTATGTGTTGGCTCGTCACATGTTGTCAACATACCACAAGAATCGTGCAAAAGGCCACCCCGACACACTGCGTGTGTTGGAGCAGTACAACAAGTACATTGTACGACTCAGTCCGTTCCAGTGCAGCCCATGTCAGTTCTACTTCAACAGGGACGAGGATCTGCGAACTCATCTGGTTACTGAGTCACACATTAAACGTATCAAGAAACTCAGTGGGCAGCTGATATGTACCCTGTGTAAGTTTGTCAGTCGAGACAATAACGCTGTCATGGATCATATGGATTCCAGGCAGTCACATTTAGAAGGACTAAAGAAAGGCGTCAAACCCTGTATCATAAAGGAGAAGTTCCAAGGCACCCAGTGTAAATACTGTGATAAGATCACTCACTCCCGTACACACATGAAACGCCACGTTCATTACAAACATGCAGCTGAATTCAAACGTAAAAGTTATAAGGTTGAAAAAAATGGAAAGTTTAAGTGCTGTGAATGTTCTAAAGAATTTAAGACATACAAAGTGTTGAACTTACACATAAGTAGGCAGCATAACATGAGTAGTGAAAACTATTGTGATATCTGTAATAAGACACTTGGGGACAAATACTCATACGACCGTCACCTACAGGGAGACAAACACCTCAGAAATGAGCAGAGTCAACAGTACCGACCCTCAGTTAGCAagacatttaataataaatttgaGGTTGTAAATCCAAGCGTGAACCAGACAAATCTTGCTGGTCTAAAGCGGAGTGTTAAACTGATCATACGGACACTACCAGCTAAAAAGATAcgtaaaaacaagaaaaaagtGGAAAACAAGATCTACAAGTGTGACCATTGTGACCACAGTGTGACAAAATATTCAGACCTACGCCCTCACTACATTGCCGTACACTCCAATCACATTCTGGTATGTGACATTTGTGACATGACTTTCATCAGCCAAAAGGCCCTAAAACACCACAACCAGAGCAAGCTACACCAGGCCAACCTGAAGGAAGTGGAGGGCAAAAACACCCAGAATATCTACCAATGTGAAATCTGTAAGCACCGCTTCACTGAGGAGGGATGGAAACAGTTCCATATGGAGGTGTACCACCTCCATCCAAACTCTGAGGAAGCATTACAGAAAAAGATAGGCGGTGTGGACATTACAAGTAAGGTCTACGTGGATTATCTCCGAAGTGTGGAACACCTTGACAGGTCAGAAAAAGTCAATTGTCCCGTGTGTGATAAAAATCTTAAAAAGGAACATGTACTAGAACATTTACGTCTCCACACAGGGAATAAACCATTTATGTGTCGCTACTGTAATTTTGGGTTTATCTCGGCTCTGTCATTGCGGCGCCACCTATTGGGTCACATGGGTCTCACTGAAAGGAAATGTGAGGAATGTGGGAAGGAGTACAAAAAAATTTCTTCATATAAAGAGCACATGTTACAGCATGAAATGGAAAAAGCTGGCAAACAAAAATTCATGTGTGACATCTGTGGTCAGGCTTTCTACCTGCAGAAACAACTTAACAACCACATGCGTCGACATGGGGAACGTAAATTCAAGTGTTCATTCGATAATTGTCACTGGAGTTTCTATTTTTCCAATGAACTAGAATCACACATGAGATCCCATACAAGAGAAAAACCATTCCTCTGTGATATATGTGGTTATGCTGCTGCCACCAAAAATCGTCTGCTTCGTCACTCAAGAACTCATACTGGGGAGAGAAAATTTCATTGTGAGTATTGTACCTATAAAGCTGGTACAAGTACACATCTACGGCGTCACATGAGGATTCACATCGGATCTAAGCCGTACAAGTGCCCTTACTGTGACTACTCGTGTAACACACATGAGAACATTCGCAAACATATTGTCAAAACCAAGAAACATGCAGGACTTAGTATCTACCCGTGTAAGTTTTGCCCGTTTGGAACAAACAAGGTAACAGAATTCAGAGAGCATTTGGTAGATAGTCATCCTAACGAAGTGGAAGGGAGTGTGTTTGATGGCCTGGCAGAAATGACGGGCCTTTACAACAAGGAACAAGACCCCAGGAAGCCGTCTGAGGGCATGAGGATCAATCCAATCAAGGAGAGGAAAGTCAGGCTACAAAAGAAGCAATTTAGTATGAAAAAACGAGAAAATTCAGAAACTTCTGCAAGAGTTCAGCAAAAGGTTCGTTCAGATTATGTTAGCCATCCTGATTCCATGATGATTTCAGAGCAACATAAGATACCCAGCCATATCAATCCTATTTGGCATGAGCATATTGAAAAAGAGGCTCGGGATGCTGCAACAATATTGGTATCCGCTGGAAATGCTGGTGCATCAGGACTTCATGCACACCACCATACAACTACCCTGCATGGTTCTCTGGGCTTAATGTCGGCATACAACTATTACCCAGAGGCACTGACAGCACGGAGTAAGGTGGATGGTCCATATATACCTAATGGTTCAACTACAAACCTGATTAGGATGGACCCTCATGCCACTCTGCCCAATCACGGCCACCAGCAGTGTGACAGACCAGACCTAATCATAGACTATCTTGAAATGGAGGTTCAGGAAAATGCCTAG